In Glycine max cultivar Williams 82 chromosome 15, Glycine_max_v4.0, whole genome shotgun sequence, the DNA window GATTGAAACTTCTGCCCAGAATTCTTGGGTGGGAAAAGGTGAGGCTTTCACGGGAGAAATCAGGTTAGCTTGCCTTTTCCTGTTAAGTTTCACAATGTCAATCGATCCTGGGACTTCTGTTTTCTTTATGGAGAATGTTAGGCTTGTTGGTTGGTGATGACAGATATAacacatttttctcttctcttcttatttctttcttttgtataaaaattgtaatttttttatataaattgtgttactataaaaaatagttatatacaTTACACTGATTACTGTACCAATccactaaaattatataaagatCTAGCAACAAGAGACTTgagtattttatattaaattcaaatttcaatactacgtttatgaggaaaaaaaataatgttggaCCTCCATCAAGTCACCTTTTCCTCTCCCATAtacaaaaggaaaaatggattattccttcaatttttatttgcatGATAATGGACTATAAGTCTTGGTTGTACATGGAGTTTGAAGCAGCCAATACAGCACCTCCTATTCCAGATCCATCTTTAGTATGCTCTATCACCACATTACAGAATGACTTTTCTGTTCCTAGCAGCTCTATGACTGAATCTTGCAAATAAGCCCTGTATTGAGgataattttcatataatacATTTGCTAAGCCTAAGATCACTAGCTAATTAAGAGTTGTCAGCCATGGTTCGTCTTTACATTCTTGCCTTCTTCTCATTCTCCAGTTTTTGGTGCAGATGATTTATGAAATAAAAGAGTAAGCTGATcaagaaaaaacatatttttcatttgcTCCATCTGCTGGCCTTCTTTTTCCATCAGCAGGTCCAAATCTTCAAAATGAACAAGCTTATCTTGGATATTTTTCATCTACAAAACAGAATATCCAGTATTTAgcaaatattttcaaactttGTAAATGCAGATACCATCAAATCAAACCTTGACATATGACAGACTTGAACTTCTATAATCTCAGAAATTGCGTTTTCCACATCTAACTCTTCCTTCTCAAGCTGTATGTTTGCATGCAATCGAGATCCTTGAAATGAATCTTAAGTATTACCACCGTTAGACGTGATACCAGCATCTGCATAAAACATAAAGCCACAATTCTACTAAGGAAATTgagttcaaaaattaatttctacacTTTAAACTCGTGGAATCATAGAGaacatatattaattacatataaaaaaagatggaaaaaagagaagaaactaACAGCTAAATATTTCTATTAGAGTGTAATGTTCTTCTGTAGTTATTCCAAAAGTCAACCattgaaaagaggaaatgaCAAATTATTCCAACGATTTTTACTAAAGATCAGTTGCAATGCTACATTTAGAAATTATTCCAATCAAACACACAACACAATGAAGATTGGTCCATCCATTCCCAGATAAATCACATTAAGACAGATGATAGATTAATTCATTCAGAAGCCTACAATCTTAGCCTGTGTTAATTATCATTCTCACCTTGCAGCAATGTATTCCTTGGAAACGCccgataatttattttagttgctTTGTAAACCTCAGACAGAGTTGTCAATGCAGCTTGAGCAGCAGCTTGTGCAACCTCTAACCCAGCCAAAGCAGACAGGAAAGCAGTCTGCGagaatttgaataaaaagtgtcaacatattatatatattatattaataacaataCAAAGGCTTTTGAAGAGATCATTCTTCATTGGGCAGTTCAGCTATCCCGAACcatgttaaaaatttaatcatgACCTCAGTATACTACTTTTACGTACTAGTATTTCACATCAACGAAGTTTCAAAGCCTTCACACAAATGAACCAATGAATGACTTTTTCTTTCACTTAAATTGGATTCAACCTGAAGAGAAACGACCCAATggaaacaaaacacaaaatgaaaattaattataggGTGGgtattatatgtatttttttagcaGATACAATAAAACACATTGCTCTTGTTTGACAATAATATGATCATAACTCTGCATCATCTTAAAAATCTGGTCCACAAGGAGTatgcttttaaataaaatatattttgaataattatttttaaaattactgtTGAAAGAGTTAGTTTTATATTTGCAATATCAAATAACAAAATggtgtttatttatataataacaaaatgatgacTTTCCTTCTTCCCATGTTATGATTATAATATGTATCTTAACTTCtctatatattttcattataatatgTATCTTAACTTCTATATAAAGATAGCAACTGGATAAAGCTCAATCAAAAATGATGCATTGttatttcacttaaaataaaCCTCTTTACTGGTTGTACTATTTTATAAACCTCAAACATGATGCATTGTTATTTGAGTATGATTGATCCAGCTGATAGTTTCCCCCATTGATGGTACAGATTATATGTCCTCATTACGACATTTGTGTTAGTGTTTTCCCTGTAACAGCATCCCCGCACTCGTTGTCATTGACACTGAGCATCTTTCGAGGTAtgtctctatttttaaaaagtggTATGATTGTAACATGTCATTGTTCAAATATTGGTATTGTTTCATGTTACTAGTTAGTTGcattatgagtgaaccttagttgCCCGTTCGAGATTCGATACATTGATTAATACGGATAGTTTGAATTAATCGATgtattgattcttgaattgtccgtttggacagtttgggatgacatatttttatagttgaatCATACGTAGAGGTAAATTATCTTTTGAATGATTTAAAGAAATTTCGGTATACTGCATTTGACATTGTTCTTCGGGTGCATATTTGATCGCGGTGATTGTTCACACATTCACCGCTTTCATCTTGTGTACTTGAAGACCAATGcaaaatgctgccgaaatttcatcaaatcacTCGAAAGAGATTTTACTTGTACGTTTGATTCAActataaaaaatgtcttcctgaatgggatagggccacaccttcaATGCAAAAAAGTGAGTTTAGCATGCATCACATATAACTTATTGATTGTCATGAATAGCAAAGACGaaacatggatcgaagttggatgaaagcaAAACGCATCAGTGATGAGTATGAGAACGGGGTGGAACAATTTCTACAGTTTACGCAACTTAATGCTGAAAGTTTGAGGGGCAATTATTTTTGCCCATGTGTTAAATGTCTTAATGGTAGACGACAGTCAGTTGATGAAATCCGATCACATCTGATATGTTACGGCATCATTCCGAATTACacaaaatggatatggcatggggaaTCGGCCGACATTCCAACTGTTTCTCAGTCTCAGGCGGTTCACGAAGACAGCGGAGAGCATATAGAGGAAATGATccgtgatcttggacaagagaCTTTTGAGCAAGCGCATGCACCTCTGTATGATACAATAGAACGTGATTCCAACACGCCATTGTATCAGGGGTGCACATCTTTCACGCGGTTGTCAGCAGTGTTAGCTTTGGTAAACTTGAAGGcaagatttgggtggagtgataAAAGCTTCACTGAATTGCTGGTCTTATTGAAGAACATGCTTCCTGAACAAAACACTTTGCCGAAAAATCACTACGAGGCCAAAAAGATTTTGTGTCCAGTGGTATTGGAGTACAAGAAGATCcatgcatgccctaatgattgcatattatATAGAAATGAGTATGCAGAACTACGGCAATGCCCCACGTGTGGGGTATCACGATACAAAGTGCAACATGATGAATTAACTGATGATGCAAGAACCAAAAATTGTCGTCCTGCCAAGGTGTgctggtatcttccaataataccaaggtttaagcgattgTTTGCTAATGCACATGATGCAAAAAACCTTTCATGGCATTCGGATGACCGAAAATCTGATGGATTACTGCGACATCCAGCCGACTCGCCATAGTGGAAGACAATTGATCGTTTGTATCCAGAGTTTGGGGATGAGCCAAGGAACCTAAGGCTTGCTCTTGCttctgatggaatgaatccttaTGGTAGCTTAAGCAGCAACCACAGTTCGTGGCCTATTTTACTgatgatttacaaccttccCCCATGGTTGTGCATTTTGCGTAAATACATTATCCTGTGTATGATGATCGCGGGTCCAAGGCATCTAGGgaatgatattgatgtgtatCTTACGCCATTAATCGAAGACTTGAAACAATTGTGGGAAGAAGGGGTAGATGTGTGGGATGCAAATGTGCAGCAGACGTTCAGGTTACGCACAATGGTGTTTTGTACTATTAATGATTTTCCAGCATATGGAAATTTAAGTGGATACAGTGTGAAAGGGCATCATGCATGTCCTATCTGTGAGAAAAACACAAGCTTCATCCAACTCAAGCATGGAAAGAAGACAGTATATACCAGACACCGAAGATTTCTAAAAGCTTTTCACCCTTATTgacgattgaaaaaagcttttaatggaagtcaggAGAATGAAGGCCCCCCGGAAGCATTAACCGGAAACCAAGTTCATGATCGCATAAAGGACATTGTAACCGTGTTTGGAAAGTCCCAGAAGAAGACATCATCTCCCAACAACATGTGGAAGAAGCGCtcaatattctttgatcttccatactggtcCGATCTATATGTGTGTCATTGTctagatgttatgcatgtggagaaaaatgtgtgtgatagtttaattggtactcttcttaacattaaagggaagacaaaggatggtttgaaaTGTCGTCAAGACTTGGTTGACATGGGAATACGAGAGCAGTTGCATCCCATATCACAAGGTCGGCAAACATATTTACCCCCAGCATGCCACGCACTGTCAACAGCAGAGAAGAAAAGTTTTTGTCAATGTCTGCAGAATGTCaaagttccacaaggatactcttcaaatatcaagagccttgtCGCCCTCAATGATCTTAAGTTGGTTGGCTTGAAGTCTCATGATTGCCATGTCTTAATGCAACAATTATTGCCTGTTGCGATTCGCGGCATCTTGCCTGACAAAGTTAGAGTTGCCATAACCCGTTTGTGCTTTCTTTTTAATGCCATATGTAGTAAAGTCATTAATCCTCATCAATTGGATGACTTGGAGAATGAGGCTGCCATTGTCATTTGTCAGTTAGAGATGTATTTCCCaccatcattttttgacatcatggttcacctAATTGTTCATCTTGTGAGGGAAATTCGGTTGTGTGATCCGGTTTTTTTGCGGTGGATGTATTCAATTGAACGCTACATGAAAGTGTTGAAGGGATATACCAAAAATCAATACCGACCAGAAGCTTCCATTGTAGAAAGGTATGTTGCCgaagaagctattgagttttgttcacAGTACATGGAAACAGTTGAAGCTGTGGGGGTACCGAAAATTCGTCATGACCGGACACGAGGAGGTCAAGGGACACGAGGCTTCAATGTTGTTACCATGAGTCGACAAGATGTGTCACAAGCGCATTTgtatatcttgaataacacacaGGAGGTCGTTCCATACATACAAACTCACAAACAATATCTGACATCtattaaaccaaaattaaacATGATGAAATTGTTGCAAGAGCATAATAGAACTTTCATGAACTGGTTTAAAGAAACAATTATGACTGATGACAATGCTTCCAAAACATTAAGATTGTTGGCTATTGGTCCGAATTTAAATGTCCCTACTTGGCAGGGGTATGACATAAACAATTATTCATTCTATACAAAGTCACAAGATGATAAAAGTAGTGTGCAGAATAGTGGGGTGATTGTGGAGGCTCATTCTGAGCACTTTTCTAGAGCATCTGATAACAACCCAATTGAAGCCTCAATGCCTTATTTCGGAGTTATTGAAGAAATCTGGGAGCTTGATTATAATCAATTTAGAGTGCCAGTatttaaatgtaaatgggttaaTGGAAATACCGGTGTTCATAAAGATGAAATGGGATTCACTTTAGTAGACCTTAACAAGGTAGGTTACAAGGAGGAACCATTCattatggcagaacaagctagacaagtgtTTTACATCCAAGATCCAAATAATCGTAGATTATCAGTGGTTCTACAAGGAAGGCCAATTGGTGTTAGGGAACAAATTCATGATGCATCCCTTGACATTTGTGAGACTCCTCGTTTTTGCACAAAAATGCCTTCAATATGTGAACAAGCAGAGGTGGATGACGTACATGCGATTCGTCATGATCATGCTGAAGGTTTATGGGAGAACATTGCTCCTTAACCGCCTTGTATCAATGTAAtgttacaatattattttatttgttattgagTTATATGTAATgttcatatttattttgtgttgcGTACATGCTATTTTTAATCCTACCATATTAAtctaaatttgtttcatttggaCAGCGTCATGGTGACACCGCCAAGGTCCCCTCCGCAATCAGATGGTAATTCGGAGCCACAACCTAAGAAGACACGACAAAGCACACGTCTTAGAAGGCTGACTTTAAGAAGTTTAGATCAGCCTAGACCAATAGTTAATGTGGATCCTGCAACTGGAAGAGCATCAGGCCTAGAGAAGCAAAAGTTCCACAGTTTTTTAGGGGTTGTAGCTCGAGAAAAGATCCCCATTGTCCACAACAATTGGAAAAATGTGCCAGAAACGCTTAAGGACATGGTATGGGGGGACATTTTGGTAAGTCACGTTAACAGTTTGATGTATTGAAACATTgagtttattttcaaaaaaatgtttacatgCACTAAAATTGAAATGATGAATATGTAATGCAGGctaaatttgatatcccagaagcTGAAAAGGCCAAGAAAAAAGTAATGTCCATGGTGGGCActagatggaggcaatttaagtcttCGCTAACCACTAAATTTGTCTATGCTGACACACAAGCCGGACAGGAAGAAAATCCTTCAGTAAAATATGGTATGGATAAACAAACTTGGGACGAATTTGTTGCAAGTCGCAAGACCCCGGATTGGCAGGTAACATGTTTGTtcaatttagtttaaaattctttacaaatgtatatttttaacaattaaataaatgcaAATAATATATTGTCAATGACAGGAAATTCGGAAAAAGGCAGAGAGTCAAAAATACAATGACTGCCCCCACGtactgtctcgtgggggttatgacttgcttgagaaaaaattgttagatgagaaaacaaagcaaagaCAACAGCAGGCACTTTTGACTGAGAATCCATTGTTTGATCCGGAGGAGCCGCCATCTCCCATTAAAAGGCACGTGAAGTGGAAAATGGCTAGAACCAAACGATATGGCCAAATGACATCAAAGGCAGCAAAAGAAATTTCGGATAGAATTGTGAGTTGCAGCATGATTATAATCAATTTCGAActaatttttgtttgctttatAATTACTACCTCATTAACTCTTTCAATATGTTGTGCTTGTTTTAGGACTCGTTAGAAGAGCAGACGACACAGGGTAGTTTTGTTCCCCATGGTCGGGATGACATCTTGAATACGGCCATTGGCAAACCGGAACATCCAGGTCGAGTTCGTGCAGCGGGATCTGGTATGACCCTTACTCAATTTTATGGTAGGGCAACACGTACATCGAGTAGTTCCTCAGCAACACTAATGCAGCAACAGTGGGTTGACATTATTGGAAACATAAAGGAACAAGTAAGGAATGAATATGAAGAACAACACAAGAGGAGTCTGGAGGAATTTAAGAAGGAGTTGTCCAGTCAGATCTTCATTCAGTTGAGTCAGATGGGATCACAATACTCTCCCCTTATTGAGGTGGATTTACAGGCATTGGCTGCACGTCTTAGCACTAAAGGAAGTAATGTAGAAACTGCTGATGTTGACCCATCAGGCGACAAAAATGTGAGCTTAAAACCCACTATGGGGTTATACGTGCAACGACAACATACTACAGTGTTGGTGGCCTTGGGGAAAATATGTGAGGGGGGATCTGTCATTCACAATGTCACTTATGCTAATGATGTTGTAAGGGTGAGTGTTGACAAAGTTATAGAAGGTGACGCCGAAGTGCCCTTCCCGACATCAGAGATTCAATATGTCAGGCAGGCTCTTCAAACATTCATTGCATGGCCAACAAATCTTGTGAAAAAAGTGTCACATGAGGTAAATTTGGTGTTATTATATTTGCtacatcacatgtttacatgaATATATGTTAGTTTGTGACATTATGtaaattgttgttttcattaCACATTTAGGAGTCCGATACTAGTCCAAAGAAACTTCCCGAAACAGATGAAAGGGGGACGAATGATTTTGACCATGATCCGTTGCGTCAACTGATTAAGAGCCTATATTTCATGTACGACACACCTGTTGAGTTGAAGTGGGATGGCAGCAAATTTGGGCTTTCAAATGTTGATGCTTCATTCTTCTTGACATTCTCTGATGTAAATGAAATAGTAGCAGGATACAAATGTTTGAACATATCTATACTACAGTTATGGATGCTGTAagtaaatttaatatgattcatTGATAAGTAGTATTTTGTATGTTATGcatcaatatcaatttttatgtatattttatcaAAGCAGGTTTTTGGATGAGTGGAGCTCAACTTTGGGTCATGCTTccgtgtatggattccttgagccacaaTCGATACACCATGCAAAGGATCGACGTGCTGAATGTGAGCATTATTTACAAGCATGGCTCAAGGAATCGCAACGAGAGGTGTACCTAGGAGCTTACTTAAATCAGTAAGTACtattaattcaaatggttataaataATGTTGAAGTTCTATGTACCTAATACTTGTTTATTGTAGGGGCCATTGGCAACTGGTAGTACTGTGTCCTGCTACCAATGTTGTTGCATGGTTTTGTTTGTTACGTAAGAAGCCTGATACTCATATCAAAACTGCAATTAACAAGTAAAGTTTTGTATTGTCCCTCATATCATGCAGTGTAATATTTTGTGTCAATCATTTGTTATCATCGTGTAGACGTTGATCATGCTATTATTATAAGCAGTGCAATGAAGTCAGCAAACACAACTGCGGATGGTACAAATAATCCAGCAACTCCTAAGTGGATTGAAGTCAAGGTTAGTGATgcaattaatcattattttccaGTATTGATCTTCAAATGATAACCTCAATACAATTGTTAGAtcgaattattatttatattgaatgTAGAGCCATGTTCAAAGCGGAGGGTATGAGTGTGGCTACTAcgtgatgcattggatgtggaacaTCGTCAGTGGGGGTTTAAAGAATGATTGGAGCATGGTATGTTCGGTTTAACATCTTCAAATTACTATTTTAGTagtattttcattcattttacaTCTTCATTAAATACACCCTTTGTATTCTTCATATTTTGTAGTGGTTTCTTGATGGAACGACGTTAGACAACGAAACAATTACAAAGATTCGCCAGAAATGGGCAGCATATTTTCTTAAAGTTCAAAGCAATCAATGTACAAAGTCTTAGTTgacataggaaatttttttgttattgtgaaCATTACTGAGACAAATGTCACTATATTGGCTTGTATTTATTTggaaatatatttatgaaactTTGTGTTTTGTTGTCTCTACAAAATTGTTGGACTGAGAGAATGAaacttcttcttttaatttgttgtcaTTAATGGCAGATGGAACGATATCAAGCAAGGGAAGACCCTTAGGTTTTCAATAATTACATTTTTGCTATActgctgattcttttttttaataagacagcagacataaaattcacaaatttcTAACTCCTGTACATACTTATTCTTTTATAAC includes these proteins:
- the LOC121173534 gene encoding uncharacterized protein, with protein sequence MIAGPRHLGNDIDVYLTPLIEDLKQLWEEGVDVWDANVQQTFRLRTMVFCTINDFPAYGNLSGYSVKGHHACPISFNGSQENEGPPEALTGNQVHDRIKDIVTVFGKSQKKTSSPNNMWKKRSIFFDLPYWSDLYVWKTKDGLKCRQDLVDMGIREQLHPISQGRQTYLPPACHALSTAEKKSFCQCLQNVKVPQGYSSNIKSLVALNDLKLVGLKSHDCHVLMQQLLPVAIRGILPDKVRVAITRLCFLFNAICSKVINPHQLDDLENEAAIVICQLEMYFPPSFFDIMVHLIVHLVREIRLCDPVFLRWMYSIERYMKVLKGYTKNQYRPEASIVERYVAEEAIEFCSQYMETVEAVGVPKIRHDRTRGGQGTRGFNVVTMSRQDVSQAHLYILNNTQEVVPYIQTHKQYLTSIKPKLNMMKLLQEHNRTFMNWFKETIMTDDNASKTLRLLAIGPNLNVPTWQGYDINNYSFYTKSQDDKSSVQNSGVIVEAHSEHFSRASDNNPIEASMPYFGVIEEIWELDYNQFRVPVFKCKWVNGNTGVHKDEMGFTLVDLNKVGYKEEPFIMAEQARQVFYIQDPNNRRLSVVLQGRPIGVREQIHDASLDICETPRFCTKMPSICEQAEVDDVHAIRHDHAEGLWENIAP
- the LOC121173533 gene encoding uncharacterized protein; protein product: MDRSWMKAKRISDEYENGVEQFLQFTQLNAESLRGNYFCPCVKCLNGRRQSVDEIRSHLICYGIIPNYTKWIWHGESADIPTVSQSQAVHEDSGEHIEEMIRDLGQETFEQAHAPLYDTIERDSNTPLYQGCTSFTRLSAVLALVNLKARFGWSDKSFTELLVLLKNMLPEQNTLPKNHYEAKKILCPVVLEYKKIHACPNDCILYRNEYAELRQCPTCGVSRYKVQHDELTDDARTKNCRPAKVCWYLPIIPRFKRLFANAHDAKNLSWHSDDRKSDGLLRHPADSP